In Magnolia sinica isolate HGM2019 chromosome 16, MsV1, whole genome shotgun sequence, the genomic window atataattttattttattttttcttaaattcagATGTTTCCAGTTGCAGAGCTTGCACAACTTATCAAAGTGTGTGAAAATCCATGACCCACTTGCTTGGACAAACGCTCTAAAGGTGAAAAAAGACTGGCTTTATTCTAATCATACTATTATTCTTTAATTTGTAATAGCTTGGGTTGGGTCAAAATGCTGCTTTGTTGATCGTAATAATTTTTACAATCTATCACATAGACCGTTTATGCTTTTGGTAGTAAGCATTTATGTTATAGTCTGCCAACGTTTAGATTTCCAAAAGGCATTGTTCTGGTAATTGTGTAAATACATTCTAAGATTAGTTAATCAAATGTCGGGATTGAAGTACAACCATAGTTGTATTGTCATCTagcaacaaaacaagtcagtagACCAAAATGAAACAGAAATAAAATGAGTTGGGACAAataaccaaattggagtagaactGCCTCAGATTGAATCTTGCTTGTGAAATGCATGTTAGCTAAATTGGAGTATTTTCTCAATGCATATTAGCTTTTGCAGTGGAATGGCTTATGGTTCCTTTTGAAGGTATTAAAAAGTACTCCTAGTGCTCATTACAAATGATAAATCTGAGTTAGTGAGAGTGATGGAAAAAGCTAAAGGGAGAGTTCTTTCATGGGCTCTAGTGCACAAAGATTTTACAGGAGTTAATTAGGAGGATTTTGTAGAGATTGGCTTTGAAAGTTCTGCTACAAGGAGTGCTATGTATCACTAAATGTGTGCATTATTCTTTGATTCTTCTGTTACTAATAATCAATTAGCATTTCAAAAATGGAAGTGATATCCaattgattcttcttcttcttcttttctcaggTGCTTCTTTCACCTCCCATTTTCACGTATAACTATCAGTTTATTGATGTAAATTGAGTTCTGTGAGTTCCTCCAGTCTATCCTGACTCTCATTTACGGCGACAGTAGCAGATCACTCAAATATGGTTTTCTGTGTGAAAGCTGTTTGGTTGAAAACATTACACATTCTCATGTAATATCTTCACTGTATTTCATTTCTTGTTTGAGAGTTTCCTTTTCCAGAAAAATGGAGTGATTTGAAATGAATTTCTTTCTTTATGAAAACAAATTTAGGTGCAGGCATGGGTATTTCCATGTGGTGAACAATGACTACACTCACTGGGAGATGTATGCGATTGGCGGAAGTGCAAATCCCACCATGAACAACCAGGGCAACAGATATCTTGCCCCGATGAATCGCTTTGCCAAGGAGGTAATGAAACAGTAACAATTGAATGCTCTAACATCTTCACTACCATAAACTACATttacaaattgaaaaatgatatgAGCAAGCTCTGTTAGAGTAGATTCCCACCACTAATCCTAGTATATTTGAAATATCTGTTATAGATTAGATTATATTAGATTTTAGGTTACCTTTAGTATATAAACATGTCATCGCCAATGGAATAATTCACCTAAGATCTTCACTATGTAGTTGCTAAAATGTAAGAACTCGGTGATTTGGTCCTTAGTACAAGCTAAATGTATGTCATCTCACCTAGTGAGGTTGTCACATTTCAGGCACTTGTGGTGAAGCTAAGGGAAGGCACCGTGCCAAATGCTAATACTGGTGTT contains:
- the LOC131229491 gene encoding uncharacterized protein LOC131229491 — protein: MVFCVKAVWLKTLHILMCRHGYFHVVNNDYTHWEMYAIGGSANPTMNNQGNRYLAPMNRFAKEALVVKLREGTVPNANTGVVTGVLATVGELARVVGLLPYFLGYILNHVVCYGRFWNEAIS